From Segatella copri, the proteins below share one genomic window:
- a CDS encoding family 20 glycosylhydrolase — MAKFNRLLGSFVACAAMLGGISTPASAADINIIPIPVKTQVQKGEFVLPQKVVIAYQTAEGRNIAQYMADKLKASTGYEVTVGGKKGNISIQISPSLKIAEEGYRLTVTAKGVVIKAKTAKGAFYGMQSFMQLLPAQIESATRVDGVKWVAQCCDIQDAPRFGYRGFHLDPCRHFISVENVKKQLDLMSMFKVNTMHFHLTEDQGWRIEIKKYPKLTSVGSIRTEGDGSLYGGFYTQEQIKEIVDYAAKRYITVIPEIDLPGHMMAAISAYPYLSCKGEQWSLRTVWGVEDIVMCPGKEDMFRFLDDIFSEIVPLFPGKYFHIGGDECPKTSWKNCPTCQKRIQTEGLQAEGKHSAEERLQSYVIKRIEKMLEKRGRKIIGWDEILEGGLSENATVMSWRGTEGGIEAAMQKHDVIMTPGSDGMYLDWYQGDSKVEPVTIPSPPRYLASTYNYNPVPDTIKALGLAHHILGVQCNNWSEYMYSNAKMEYMMYPRAIALSEIAWSPVSRKNFKDFCRRLDANCVRLDERHIRYHIPLPEQPFGSCDKVVITGDTAVTFTTSRPMKMVYTLDGSTPTPSSSAYAEPIRVSGNTIIKIATILPSGKMSRIRTVDVEKQTYAPAVKVEDAKPGLQMKRIKGNYLKVDQLEWADAAWECANIEGLEQMKIQQKDDAATLRGANNYAAIAEGYINIPEDGVYYLSSRLEQVWIDNKLMISNEGDVKAGTNHDTSVALAKGLHPFKVVFLSNIVGGWPSWWSSLGIEMRKDSEQKFTPVDNSMFFRK, encoded by the coding sequence ATGGCAAAGTTCAATCGTTTATTAGGCTCGTTTGTAGCCTGTGCAGCGATGCTGGGTGGTATCTCCACTCCGGCATCTGCTGCTGATATTAATATTATCCCGATACCGGTGAAGACTCAGGTACAGAAAGGTGAGTTCGTATTGCCACAGAAGGTGGTAATCGCTTACCAGACGGCTGAAGGCAGAAATATCGCCCAGTACATGGCAGACAAACTGAAGGCTTCTACAGGTTATGAGGTAACGGTAGGTGGAAAGAAGGGGAATATCTCTATACAGATTTCTCCTTCGCTGAAAATTGCCGAGGAAGGTTATCGCCTTACCGTAACCGCCAAGGGGGTTGTTATCAAGGCGAAGACCGCCAAGGGCGCCTTCTACGGTATGCAGAGTTTCATGCAGTTACTCCCTGCCCAGATAGAGAGCGCAACCCGGGTGGATGGAGTGAAATGGGTAGCACAATGCTGTGATATCCAGGATGCTCCACGCTTCGGCTACCGTGGATTCCATCTCGATCCATGCCGCCATTTCATTTCTGTCGAGAATGTGAAGAAGCAACTGGACCTGATGTCTATGTTCAAGGTGAATACCATGCACTTCCATCTGACGGAAGACCAGGGCTGGCGTATCGAAATCAAGAAATATCCTAAACTTACTTCTGTGGGCAGTATCCGTACCGAGGGCGATGGCTCTCTTTATGGCGGTTTCTATACCCAGGAGCAGATTAAGGAAATTGTGGATTATGCTGCCAAACGCTATATTACCGTGATTCCGGAAATCGACCTTCCTGGTCACATGATGGCAGCTATCTCTGCTTATCCTTATCTTTCATGCAAAGGTGAGCAGTGGTCGTTGAGAACTGTTTGGGGTGTAGAGGATATCGTGATGTGTCCGGGCAAGGAAGATATGTTCCGCTTCCTGGATGACATCTTTAGTGAGATCGTTCCTCTCTTCCCTGGTAAGTACTTCCATATCGGTGGCGACGAGTGTCCGAAGACCAGTTGGAAAAACTGCCCTACCTGTCAGAAGCGTATTCAGACAGAGGGCTTGCAGGCTGAAGGAAAGCATTCGGCAGAGGAAAGACTGCAGAGCTACGTTATCAAGCGCATAGAGAAGATGCTGGAGAAGCGTGGCAGAAAGATTATCGGATGGGACGAGATTCTGGAAGGCGGATTGAGTGAGAATGCTACCGTGATGTCATGGCGTGGAACGGAAGGAGGTATCGAGGCTGCCATGCAGAAGCATGATGTCATCATGACGCCGGGCAGCGACGGTATGTATCTCGACTGGTATCAGGGCGACAGCAAGGTGGAGCCTGTAACCATTCCTAGTCCTCCTAGATATCTGGCTTCTACCTATAATTATAATCCGGTACCTGATACCATCAAGGCGTTGGGACTGGCTCATCATATCCTGGGCGTTCAGTGTAACAACTGGTCGGAATATATGTATTCCAATGCCAAGATGGAGTATATGATGTATCCTCGTGCCATTGCTCTCTCTGAGATTGCATGGTCGCCAGTGAGCAGGAAAAACTTCAAGGATTTCTGCCGCCGACTGGATGCAAACTGTGTTCGTCTGGACGAGCGCCATATCCGTTATCATATCCCATTGCCTGAGCAGCCTTTCGGTTCTTGCGATAAGGTGGTCATTACTGGGGATACTGCGGTAACCTTTACCACCTCGCGTCCTATGAAGATGGTTTATACATTGGATGGAAGTACACCAACTCCTTCTTCTTCGGCTTATGCAGAGCCTATCAGGGTGAGTGGAAACACCATCATCAAGATAGCAACCATATTGCCTTCAGGCAAGATGAGCCGTATCAGAACCGTTGATGTTGAGAAGCAGACTTATGCTCCTGCTGTTAAGGTGGAGGACGCAAAACCTGGGTTGCAGATGAAGCGCATTAAGGGCAACTATCTGAAGGTTGACCAGCTGGAATGGGCTGATGCTGCCTGGGAGTGTGCAAACATCGAGGGCTTGGAGCAGATGAAGATTCAGCAGAAGGATGATGCTGCTACCTTGCGCGGTGCCAATAATTATGCTGCCATCGCTGAGGGCTACATCAATATTCCGGAGGATGGTGTCTATTATCTCTCTTCCCGTCTGGAGCAGGTTTGGATTGATAACAAACTCATGATCAGCAACGAGGGGGATGTGAAGGCTGGTACCAATCATGATACTTCTGTAGCATTGGCTAAGGGATTGCATCCTTTCAAGGTGGTTTTCCTCAGCAATATCGTTGGCGGCTGGCCTTCATGGTGGAGCAGTCTCGGCATTGAAATGCGCAAGGACAGCGAACAGAAGTTTACACCAGTAGATAACTCTATGTTTTTCAGAAAATAA
- a CDS encoding glucosamine-6-phosphate deaminase, translating to MRLNLSSQIVLNKVPVEFYKPKTTVEYSEISRMEKIHTDIFASMAEGASHVADKIEAGIKAAQQEGKFYVMALGAGSSLYSVYDELVRRYNEKTLSFRNVVVFNAYEYYPLQKDSSLRTINQLKDRFLNHVDVTEQNIFTLDGFVAQDAVQDSCRLYEQRIETFGGLDVALIGIGRSGNIAANEPGSGIQSMTRIILIGNTSREEMENSEQTKETIPPCSLTMGIATLLSAKSIYLTAWGEEKAEIMQKVVENSITDTLPASFLQTHPNAHVVIDLGAAHHLTRIEHPWLVTSCQWSDKLVRSALVWLCQKLGKPILKLTNKDYNENGLSELLALYGSAYNANIKIFNDLQHTITGWPGGKPNADDTYRPERATPFPKKVIVFSPHPDDDVISMGGTIRRLVQQNHDVHVAYETSGNIAVGDEEVTRFMHFINGFNQLFADSKDSIISNKYKEIKTFFAKKKESDFDTRDILTIKGLIRRGEARTACTYNEIPLDHVHFLDLPFYESGKIEKLPMTEKDVEIVRALLQKVQPHQIYVAGDLADPHGTHKKCTDAVLAAIDEEKKAGAEWLKDCRIWMYRGAWAEWEIENIEMCVPLSPEELRAKRNSILKHQSQMESAPFLGNDERLFWQRAEDRNRATASLYDQLGLACYEAMEAFVEYKPL from the coding sequence ATGAGACTCAATCTTAGTTCGCAAATCGTACTCAATAAAGTACCTGTAGAGTTCTACAAACCAAAGACGACTGTAGAATACTCTGAAATCTCCAGAATGGAGAAGATTCATACAGATATCTTTGCCTCTATGGCAGAAGGTGCCAGTCATGTAGCTGATAAAATAGAAGCTGGCATCAAGGCGGCACAGCAGGAAGGCAAATTCTATGTGATGGCGCTGGGTGCCGGTTCTTCTCTCTATTCTGTATACGATGAACTCGTTCGCCGTTACAACGAGAAGACCCTGAGCTTCCGCAATGTTGTTGTATTCAATGCATACGAATATTATCCGCTCCAGAAGGACAGTTCTCTCCGTACCATCAACCAGTTGAAGGATCGTTTCCTCAATCATGTGGATGTGACTGAGCAGAACATCTTTACACTGGATGGTTTTGTGGCACAGGATGCCGTACAGGACAGTTGCCGTCTTTATGAGCAGCGTATCGAGACCTTTGGCGGTCTCGATGTAGCTCTCATAGGTATAGGCCGTTCGGGTAATATTGCTGCCAACGAGCCAGGTTCGGGCATCCAGTCGATGACACGTATCATCCTCATCGGCAATACCTCTCGCGAAGAGATGGAGAACAGTGAACAGACCAAGGAAACCATTCCTCCATGTTCGCTCACCATGGGTATCGCTACCTTGCTCTCAGCCAAGAGCATCTATCTGACAGCCTGGGGCGAAGAGAAGGCAGAGATTATGCAGAAGGTGGTGGAGAACTCTATCACAGATACCCTGCCGGCATCATTCCTTCAGACTCATCCGAATGCTCATGTTGTCATCGACCTGGGTGCAGCTCACCATCTGACGCGTATCGAGCATCCATGGCTCGTAACTTCATGCCAGTGGAGTGATAAACTGGTGCGTTCGGCACTGGTATGGCTCTGTCAGAAACTCGGTAAGCCTATCCTGAAGTTGACCAATAAGGATTATAATGAGAACGGACTGAGTGAACTTCTGGCTCTCTATGGCTCTGCCTATAATGCCAATATCAAGATTTTCAATGATTTGCAGCATACCATTACCGGATGGCCAGGTGGTAAGCCGAATGCCGATGATACCTATCGCCCAGAGCGTGCAACTCCATTCCCTAAGAAGGTTATCGTATTCTCTCCACACCCAGACGATGATGTTATCTCTATGGGAGGAACTATCCGTCGACTGGTACAGCAGAACCACGATGTGCATGTAGCTTACGAAACATCAGGAAACATTGCTGTGGGTGATGAGGAAGTAACAAGATTCATGCACTTTATCAATGGTTTCAACCAGCTTTTTGCAGACTCAAAAGACAGTATCATCTCTAATAAATATAAGGAAATCAAGACCTTCTTTGCCAAGAAAAAGGAGAGTGACTTCGATACGAGAGATATCCTGACCATCAAGGGACTGATCCGCCGTGGTGAGGCTCGTACCGCTTGTACTTATAATGAAATTCCGCTTGACCATGTCCACTTCCTCGACCTGCCATTCTATGAGAGCGGCAAGATAGAAAAGTTGCCAATGACCGAGAAGGATGTAGAGATAGTGAGAGCTCTGTTGCAGAAGGTGCAGCCGCATCAGATTTATGTAGCCGGCGATCTTGCTGACCCTCACGGAACCCACAAGAAGTGTACCGATGCCGTTCTGGCAGCTATCGACGAAGAGAAGAAAGCGGGTGCAGAATGGTTGAAGGACTGTCGCATCTGGATGTATCGTGGTGCCTGGGCAGAATGGGAGATTGAGAATATCGAAATGTGTGTACCATTGAGCCCTGAGGAGTTGCGGGCAAAACGTAACTCTATTCTCAAGCATCAGTCGCAGATGGAGAGTGCTCCTTTCTTGGGCAACGACGAGCGCCTGTTCTGGCAGAGAGCCGAAGACCGTAACCGTGCTACTGCATCGCTCTACGACCAGTTGGGTCTGGCATGCTATGAGGCCATGGAGGCTTTCGTGGAGTACAAACCATTGTAA
- a CDS encoding glycoside hydrolase family 2 TIM barrel-domain containing protein: MSIRNIANVSLCLALLSVGNGMAAQNESRWHNVDINQQNREPRRAAFFAYETLDKAQSFDKKKSANYLSMEGMWKFNFVKDHNKRPTNFFAANYDDSEWKDFPVPGLFELNGYGDATYKNVGYAWATQFDPNPPYISELNNYTGSYRRTFELPKDWKGKDVYFHVGSATSNLTLWVNGKYVGYSEDSKVAAEFNISKYLKPGKNLIAMQVMRWCDGSYFEDQDFWRFTGIAREVYLYARPKLHAADIRLDAGLMNNYRDGILNYQIALKGGKTDVTVALCDKDGKQIASATGAQGVIKVPKVKAWTAETPYLYKVYISLKNKQGVAEVIPQKVGFRNVEIKNAQLLVNGKPVLIKGANRHEIDPDGGYVVSVERMIQDIRIMKQLNINAVRTCHYPDDPRWYELCDEYGLYLTAEANLESHGMGYGEKSLAKFPEYLQTHIERNEGNVKSFINHPSIIVWSLGNECGYGINFEKTYDWVKALDKTRPVQYERGGYDSKTDIYCPMYIDYEESEKYCKSDGVKPYIQCEYAHAMGNSEGGFKEYWDLIRKYPKYQGGYIWDFVDQGIRDKSPVTGKEIFTYGGDYGRYPASDYNFNCNGIIAPDRRLNPHAYEIQYYHQNVWIKDLDAVNGAFKVYNENFFKNIDDLNLTATVYANGVKLATIEIPETKGIAPQATKLIKSDELKYAVAEAESKHAKEEIVLNFAFASDGTQPLVDKGQVMARQQFIISDYQFAKPAVPAVPTKKGKVQETSGMEVEETNSYVKVSAQRMSVTIGKKTGMIDYLDVDGEPMLKFRESMTPEFWRAPTDNDYGASLQKEMRVWKNPQMTLKSFDKNVSKDNVVLTALFDMPDVKAQLMLRYDISAAGEVNVTQKMTTDKEVQVADLFRFGLQLQMPATFSKLEYYGRGPEENYVDRHSSAFIGKYESDVKDEYYPYIRPQESGNHTDIRYFSIFNPTTGKGITFEGYEPMECSAIPYLVEDLDSGIEKTHAWGQHSGDLVDKGLVQLHIQKCQYPLGCIDSWMTRPMEKYRLHYADREFTFKIKAK; encoded by the coding sequence ATGAGCATCAGAAATATAGCAAATGTATCGCTTTGCCTCGCCTTGCTGTCTGTCGGCAATGGCATGGCGGCTCAGAATGAGTCGCGCTGGCATAATGTGGATATCAACCAGCAGAACCGCGAACCTCGCCGTGCTGCTTTCTTCGCATACGAGACCCTTGACAAAGCACAGAGTTTTGACAAGAAAAAGTCGGCCAACTATCTTTCGATGGAAGGCATGTGGAAGTTTAACTTCGTGAAGGATCATAACAAGCGTCCAACCAACTTCTTTGCAGCCAACTATGACGATTCGGAGTGGAAGGATTTCCCTGTACCGGGACTGTTCGAACTGAACGGTTATGGAGATGCTACTTATAAGAATGTCGGTTATGCCTGGGCTACCCAGTTTGACCCAAATCCTCCTTATATCAGCGAACTCAATAACTATACGGGTTCTTATCGTCGTACCTTCGAACTTCCTAAGGACTGGAAGGGCAAGGATGTCTATTTCCATGTAGGTTCGGCTACCAGCAACCTGACCCTTTGGGTAAACGGCAAGTATGTGGGATATAGTGAAGACAGCAAGGTGGCTGCCGAGTTTAATATCTCCAAGTATCTGAAGCCGGGCAAGAACCTGATAGCTATGCAGGTGATGCGCTGGTGCGACGGTTCTTATTTCGAGGATCAGGACTTCTGGCGCTTTACTGGTATAGCCCGTGAGGTTTATCTCTATGCACGTCCGAAACTTCATGCTGCCGATATCCGTCTTGATGCCGGTTTGATGAATAATTATCGGGATGGTATACTGAACTATCAGATAGCACTGAAGGGCGGCAAGACTGATGTGACTGTTGCCTTGTGTGATAAGGATGGCAAGCAAATAGCATCGGCTACCGGAGCTCAGGGTGTAATCAAAGTACCGAAGGTGAAGGCTTGGACTGCTGAGACACCTTATTTATATAAGGTATACATCTCTCTGAAGAATAAGCAGGGGGTAGCGGAGGTGATTCCGCAGAAGGTGGGCTTCCGCAATGTGGAAATCAAGAACGCCCAGTTGCTGGTGAACGGCAAGCCTGTACTGATTAAGGGTGCCAACCGGCATGAGATAGATCCGGATGGTGGATATGTGGTAAGTGTAGAGCGCATGATTCAGGATATCAGAATCATGAAACAGTTGAACATCAATGCGGTTCGTACCTGCCATTATCCTGACGATCCCCGCTGGTATGAACTCTGTGATGAATACGGACTGTATCTTACTGCTGAGGCTAACCTCGAATCTCATGGTATGGGATATGGGGAGAAATCACTCGCTAAGTTCCCTGAGTATCTCCAGACTCACATCGAGCGCAATGAAGGTAATGTGAAAAGTTTTATCAATCATCCTTCTATCATCGTATGGAGTTTGGGTAATGAGTGTGGTTACGGCATCAACTTCGAAAAGACCTATGACTGGGTGAAAGCGCTCGACAAGACCCGTCCTGTTCAGTATGAGCGTGGCGGTTATGACAGCAAGACTGATATTTACTGTCCGATGTATATCGACTACGAGGAGAGTGAGAAATATTGCAAGAGTGATGGTGTTAAACCATACATCCAGTGCGAATATGCTCATGCTATGGGTAATTCGGAAGGTGGTTTCAAGGAATATTGGGACCTCATCCGTAAGTATCCTAAGTATCAGGGTGGCTATATCTGGGACTTCGTAGATCAGGGCATTCGTGACAAGAGTCCTGTCACCGGTAAGGAAATCTTTACTTATGGTGGAGATTACGGCCGCTATCCGGCAAGTGACTATAACTTCAACTGTAATGGTATCATTGCTCCAGACCGCCGTCTGAATCCTCATGCTTACGAGATTCAGTACTATCATCAGAATGTATGGATCAAGGACCTGGATGCTGTGAATGGTGCTTTCAAGGTTTACAACGAGAACTTCTTCAAGAATATCGATGACTTGAACCTGACAGCTACGGTTTATGCCAATGGTGTGAAACTGGCTACAATAGAGATTCCTGAAACAAAGGGTATTGCTCCTCAGGCTACCAAACTGATCAAGAGTGATGAACTGAAGTATGCGGTGGCTGAGGCTGAATCGAAGCATGCAAAGGAGGAGATTGTTCTTAACTTTGCTTTTGCAAGCGATGGCACACAGCCGCTGGTAGACAAGGGCCAGGTGATGGCTCGCCAGCAGTTTATCATCAGCGATTATCAGTTTGCCAAACCGGCGGTTCCTGCTGTGCCAACCAAGAAGGGTAAGGTGCAGGAGACAAGCGGTATGGAGGTGGAGGAAACCAACTCTTATGTGAAGGTCAGCGCACAGAGAATGTCTGTTACCATAGGCAAGAAGACGGGTATGATAGATTATCTCGATGTAGATGGTGAACCGATGTTGAAGTTCCGTGAGAGTATGACTCCGGAATTCTGGCGTGCTCCTACCGATAATGACTATGGAGCATCTCTGCAGAAGGAGATGAGAGTATGGAAGAACCCGCAGATGACTCTGAAGTCTTTCGACAAAAATGTAAGTAAGGACAATGTGGTGCTGACAGCTCTCTTCGATATGCCTGATGTGAAAGCTCAGCTGATGCTCCGCTATGACATCAGTGCTGCGGGCGAGGTGAATGTTACCCAGAAGATGACTACCGACAAGGAGGTTCAGGTTGCCGATCTGTTCAGATTCGGTCTGCAGTTGCAGATGCCTGCTACTTTCTCTAAGCTCGAGTATTATGGTAGAGGTCCTGAAGAGAACTACGTAGATCGTCATTCTTCTGCTTTTATCGGCAAGTACGAGTCTGACGTGAAGGATGAATATTATCCATATATCCGTCCGCAGGAGAGTGGTAACCATACCGATATCCGCTATTTCTCTATCTTTAATCCAACCACCGGCAAGGGGATTACCTTCGAGGGGTATGAACCTATGGAGTGCAGTGCCATCCCTTATCTGGTAGAGGATTTGGATTCTGGTATCGAGAAGACGCATGCATGGGGACAACACAGTGGTGATCTGGTGGATAAGGGACTCGTGCAGTTGCATATCCAGAAATGCCAGTATCCTTTGGGCTGCATCGACAGTTGGATGACCAGGCCTATGGAGAAGTATCGTCTCCATTATGCTGATCGTGAATTTACATTCAAAATAAAGGCAAAATAA
- a CDS encoding ROK family protein, producing the protein MEYDVKSLVIGLDLGGTNSVFGIVDGDGEIIATTSIKTQTFQRVEQYVEESVKAVMQIVEQVGGIEKIRAMGIGAPCGNYYKGTIENAANLVWAKGIVPLADMFAEKLGIPVAITNDANAAAMGEMKYGAAVGMKNFVELTLGTGVGSGIVANGQLIYGCDGFAGELGHMVVDPDGRPCGCGRKGCLETYCSATGVVRTTLAMLEASTGATELRNIPREEITSYAVYKAAMAGDTLAREVFRQTGTRIGKACAEIATFLSPEAFIFFGGLAQAGDLLFRPIEEAYNEHVLSLYKGKAKFLMSGLDGAKAAILGAAAMASEL; encoded by the coding sequence ATGGAATACGATGTAAAGTCTTTAGTGATTGGCTTGGATTTGGGTGGAACCAATTCCGTTTTCGGCATCGTTGATGGGGACGGAGAAATAATAGCTACAACCTCAATCAAGACCCAGACATTCCAACGCGTAGAACAATACGTAGAGGAGTCGGTAAAAGCTGTGATGCAGATAGTAGAACAGGTAGGTGGTATAGAGAAAATTCGTGCCATGGGCATCGGTGCGCCTTGTGGTAACTATTACAAGGGGACCATTGAAAATGCAGCAAACCTGGTATGGGCTAAGGGTATTGTACCGCTGGCTGACATGTTTGCAGAGAAACTGGGCATTCCGGTTGCTATTACCAATGATGCAAATGCGGCTGCTATGGGAGAAATGAAATATGGTGCTGCGGTTGGCATGAAAAACTTCGTAGAACTCACTCTCGGAACAGGCGTAGGATCGGGTATAGTGGCTAACGGACAGCTGATTTATGGTTGCGACGGTTTTGCCGGTGAGTTGGGACACATGGTAGTGGATCCTGACGGTAGACCATGCGGCTGTGGCAGAAAGGGCTGTCTGGAAACCTACTGTTCGGCTACAGGCGTGGTCCGTACTACCTTGGCCATGCTCGAAGCATCAACTGGGGCAACTGAGCTGAGAAATATTCCAAGGGAAGAAATTACATCTTATGCAGTTTATAAGGCAGCCATGGCAGGAGATACACTGGCACGGGAAGTGTTCAGACAAACTGGTACAAGAATCGGCAAGGCCTGTGCAGAGATAGCTACCTTTCTGAGCCCGGAGGCTTTTATCTTCTTCGGAGGATTGGCACAGGCTGGCGATCTGCTCTTCCGTCCTATTGAAGAAGCATATAACGAGCATGTGCTCTCATTATATAAAGGTAAGGCTAAGTTTCTGATGAGCGGACTGGATGGTGCCAAGGCTGCCATCCTGGGTGCTGCAGCAATGGCATCTGAACTCTAA
- a CDS encoding ROK family protein, whose amino-acid sequence MKADLIKYLRKINKKPSVQGKLLEQFISHGASTIPEMSKAIGVSLPTTTSALNELIKEGLAREIGKKDNSSGRIPMVYDLVPTAGYFIGVNPEMNCLALAASDFAGNLITEKTRVPYVYENSPENLEEISRIINEFIESLPVSREEILQVCVNVAERVNPVQGNAYNMFTFLKESLADKLTQLILLPVCIENDTRSMAFAELIKGQCKGLKDAIFVNVCWGIGIGIIIDGKLYYGKSGYSGEFGHMTAYNNNIICHCGKIGCIETEVSGRALKRKLIEKIKEGKTSILSERVLKKNEDLSLQDILDAIAKEDVLSLATLQRIADELGKQLAGVINIFNPEMLVIGGEMSVTGDYLTLPVKMGIKKFSLNIMNEDSMIVTSSLKGLAGITGACLMARYRLLNENIDK is encoded by the coding sequence ATGAAAGCTGACTTAATAAAATATCTTAGAAAGATAAACAAAAAGCCCTCAGTTCAGGGCAAGCTCCTGGAGCAGTTTATCTCTCACGGAGCCTCCACCATCCCAGAGATGTCGAAGGCTATCGGAGTTAGCTTACCGACAACAACAAGTGCCCTCAACGAGTTGATAAAAGAAGGACTCGCCAGAGAGATTGGAAAGAAAGACAATTCTTCGGGACGCATCCCGATGGTTTACGACCTCGTTCCAACAGCAGGCTACTTCATCGGCGTCAATCCTGAGATGAACTGCCTGGCACTTGCAGCAAGCGACTTCGCAGGCAATCTGATTACCGAAAAAACAAGAGTGCCTTACGTATATGAGAACTCTCCTGAAAACCTGGAAGAAATAAGCAGAATCATCAATGAGTTTATCGAAAGCCTTCCTGTTTCAAGAGAAGAAATACTTCAAGTTTGCGTGAACGTGGCTGAGCGCGTGAATCCTGTACAGGGAAATGCCTACAACATGTTCACCTTCCTGAAAGAATCATTGGCCGACAAGCTGACCCAGCTCATACTGCTACCGGTATGTATCGAGAACGATACCCGGAGCATGGCTTTCGCTGAGTTGATTAAGGGACAGTGCAAAGGCCTGAAAGACGCCATCTTCGTGAACGTATGCTGGGGCATCGGAATCGGAATCATCATCGACGGCAAACTCTATTACGGCAAGTCGGGATATTCTGGCGAATTCGGTCACATGACTGCCTACAACAACAACATCATCTGCCACTGCGGCAAGATTGGTTGCATAGAAACAGAAGTTTCGGGCAGAGCACTCAAAAGGAAACTCATCGAGAAGATAAAGGAAGGAAAGACTTCCATCCTCTCTGAAAGAGTTCTGAAAAAGAATGAAGACCTATCACTCCAGGATATCCTGGACGCCATAGCAAAGGAAGATGTACTGAGCCTTGCCACACTGCAACGCATAGCAGATGAACTTGGCAAACAACTGGCAGGAGTCATCAACATCTTCAACCCAGAAATGCTGGTCATCGGAGGAGAAATGTCGGTTACAGGCGACTACCTCACGCTACCGGTAAAGATGGGTATCAAGAAATTCTCTCTCAACATCATGAATGAGGATTCTATGATCGTTACCTCAAGCCTGAAAGGTCTTGCAGGAATCACGGGAGCCTGCCTGATGGCAAGATACCGGCTTCTGAATGAGAACATCGACAAATAA